A genomic region of Tamandua tetradactyla isolate mTamTet1 chromosome 2, mTamTet1.pri, whole genome shotgun sequence contains the following coding sequences:
- the LOC143673491 gene encoding interferon omega-1-like, whose translation MAFSVPSLVMLVMIFSSPISSFSCDLPQSLDVGKQETLTVLGQMGKISLLSCLKDRTDFRFPQEMVEASRVQKAQALSVIHEMLQQIFNLFYTEASSAVWNTTLLEQLLSGLYRQLEDLETCLLQEMGEEGSLLGMKDPTLAVRRYFQRIHLYLQEKKNSSCAWEVVRVEIRRWFLFTNVLTRKLRK comes from the coding sequence ATGGCTTTTTCAGTCCCTTCACTGGTGATGTTGGTGATGATCTTCTCCAGCCCCATCAGCTCCTTCAGCTGTGACCTGCCTCAGAGCCTGGACGTGGGAAAGCAGGAGACCCTCACAGTGTTGGGACAAATGGGGAagatctcccttctctcctgcctgAAGGACAGGACTGACTTCAGATTCCCCCAGGAGATGGTGGAGGCCAGCCGGGTCCAGAAGGCCCAGGCCCTGTCTGTCATCCACGAGATGCTCCAGCAGATCTTCAACCTCTTCTACACAGAGGCCTCTTCTGCTGTTTGGAACACAACCCTCCTGGAACAACTCCTCTCAGGACTTTACCGCCAGCTGGAGGACCTTGAGACCTGTTTGCTGCAGGAGATGGGAGAAGAAGGATCTCTCCTGGGCATGAAGGACCCCACACTGGCCGTGAGGAGATACTTCCAGAGAATCCATCTCTATctgcaagagaagaaaaacagtagCTGTGCCTGGGAGGTTGTCAGAGTGGAAATCAGGAGATGGTTTCTTTTCACTAATGTGCTCACAAGAAAGCTCAGGAAGTAG
- the LOC143656897 gene encoding interferon omega-1-like gives MAFSVPSLLVLVMIFSSPISSFSCDLPQSLDVGKQETLTVLGQMGKISLLSCLKDRTDFRFPQEMVEASRVQKAQALSVVHEMLQQIFNLFHTEASSAVWNTTLLEQLLSGLHRQLEDLETCLLQEMGEEGSLLGMQGPTLAVRRYFQRIHLYLQEKKNSHCAWEVVRVEIRRWLLFIQVLTRKLRM, from the coding sequence ATGGCTTTTTCAGTCCCTTCACTGCTGGTGCTGGTGATGATCTTCTCCAGCCCCATCAGCTCCTTCAGCTGTGACCTGCCTCAGAGCCTGGACGTGGGAAAGCAGGAGACCCTCACAGTGTTGGGACAAATGGGGAagatctcccttctctcctgcctgAAGGACAGGACTGACTTCAGATTCCCCCAGGAGATGGTGGAGGCCAGCCGGGTCCAGAAGGCCCAGGCCCTGTCTGTCGTCCACGAGATGCTCCAGCAGATCTTCAACCTCTTCCACACAGAGGCCTCCTCTGCTGTTTGGAACACGACCCTCCTGGAACAACTCCTCTCAGGACTTCACCGCCAGCTGGAGGACCTTGAGACCTGTTTGCTGCAGGAGATGGGAGAAGAAGGATCTCTCCTGGGAATGCAGGGCCCCACACTGGCCGTGAGGAGATACTTCCAGAGAATCCATCTCTATctgcaagagaagaaaaacagtcaCTGTGCCTGGGAGGTTGTCAGAGTGGAAATCAGGAGATGGCTTCTCTTCATTCAGGTGCTCACAAGGAAACTCAGGATGTAG